A part of Desulfofundulus salinus genomic DNA contains:
- the hslV gene encoding ATP-dependent protease subunit HslV codes for MFHSTTIVAVRKDGRVALAGDGQVTFGQHTILKHQAKKIRRLHNNRVLAGFAGSVADAFTLFEKFEGKLEAYHGQLQRAAVELAKEWRMDKFLRRLEALLVVADRQHLLVLSGGGEVIEPDDGIAAIGSGGPYALASARALAKHTDLSAGEIAREALLIAAGICVYTNDNITVEEL; via the coding sequence ATGTTTCATTCCACGACTATTGTGGCGGTCCGGAAGGATGGCCGGGTGGCCCTGGCCGGGGACGGCCAGGTGACTTTCGGCCAGCATACTATATTGAAACACCAGGCGAAAAAGATTCGCCGCCTGCACAATAACCGGGTGCTCGCCGGTTTTGCCGGTTCCGTAGCCGACGCCTTCACCCTTTTTGAAAAATTTGAAGGAAAGCTGGAAGCATATCACGGCCAGCTCCAGCGGGCCGCCGTGGAACTGGCCAAGGAATGGCGCATGGATAAATTCTTGCGCCGCCTGGAAGCCCTCCTGGTGGTAGCCGACCGGCAGCACCTGCTGGTCCTTTCTGGGGGTGGGGAGGTTATTGAACCCGACGATGGGATTGCGGCCATTGGTTCGGGAGGTCCCTACGCCCTGGCCTCCGCCCGGGCCCTGGCCAAACATACGGATCTTTCCGCCGGGGAAATCGCCCGGGAAGCCTTGTTGATTGCCGCGGGCATTTGCGT
- a CDS encoding MgtC/SapB family protein produces SLQEMIARLLLAFLVGFFIGLEREIRHKPAGVRTHTLVCLGSALFTLISSYGFMSLLGTTPYQPGDPARIAAQIVTGVGFIGGGIIFKDQDHIRGLTTAASIWLTAGLGTGIGAGLYVPSLVAAVLGYLTLKLNRLLRRWGLDDPGEE; encoded by the coding sequence TCAGTCTGCAAGAAATGATTGCCAGGCTGCTGCTGGCCTTTTTAGTGGGATTTTTCATCGGCCTGGAGAGGGAAATACGCCACAAGCCCGCTGGAGTGCGCACCCATACCCTGGTCTGCCTGGGGTCCGCCCTGTTCACTTTAATCAGCAGCTACGGGTTCATGTCCCTGTTGGGAACAACCCCCTACCAGCCGGGGGACCCGGCACGCATAGCCGCGCAAATTGTCACCGGTGTAGGATTTATCGGCGGCGGCATTATCTTCAAGGACCAGGACCACATCCGCGGCCTGACCACCGCCGCCAGCATCTGGCTTACCGCCGGGCTGGGGACGGGCATAGGCGCAGGCCTGTACGTCCCCAGCCTGGTGGCGGCAGTGCTGGGGTACCTTACCCTGAAATTGAACCGCCTTCTCCGGAGATGGGGCCTGGACGACCCGGGCGAAGAGTAA
- a CDS encoding P-II family nitrogen regulator, whose protein sequence is MRKYKLLIAVVNYGVARKTVKAAKKAGAEGGTTLLGEGTGGHQVSEILGIELEPEKEIILILVDESKLDVVLQAVISAARLDKPGRGIAFVLDVSRVAGICHLGTPAVPPEQNPGGMEMIKDGEEVLYDLIVTIVNKGDSEKVVDASRKVGAEGGTILFGRGTGIHENAKLFGIPIEPEKEIILTLIERPKSGKVLEAIVNETDLNKPGKGIVFVLEVERVAGINRQLNRMVRKMLSESNPR, encoded by the coding sequence ATGCGGAAGTATAAGCTGTTGATAGCCGTTGTGAACTATGGCGTGGCCAGAAAGACGGTAAAGGCGGCAAAGAAGGCCGGGGCTGAAGGCGGGACCACTCTTTTGGGCGAAGGTACGGGGGGCCATCAAGTTTCGGAGATTCTGGGGATCGAACTAGAGCCGGAAAAGGAAATTATTCTTATACTGGTGGATGAAAGCAAGCTGGACGTTGTGCTGCAGGCCGTAATTTCTGCTGCCAGGTTGGATAAACCCGGCCGCGGGATAGCTTTTGTTCTCGACGTGAGCCGGGTGGCCGGTATCTGTCACCTGGGTACCCCCGCTGTACCACCTGAGCAGAATCCGGGAGGAATGGAAATGATAAAGGATGGCGAAGAGGTTTTATACGATTTAATTGTGACCATCGTTAACAAGGGTGATTCGGAAAAAGTGGTTGATGCTTCAAGAAAAGTCGGTGCGGAAGGGGGAACCATACTTTTCGGCCGCGGCACGGGAATTCACGAGAACGCCAAATTGTTCGGTATTCCTATTGAGCCTGAGAAGGAAATCATTTTAACTTTGATTGAACGTCCAAAGAGCGGCAAGGTTTTGGAAGCCATTGTCAATGAAACAGACCTGAATAAGCCCGGAAAGGGCATTGTCTTTGTGCTGGAGGTTGAGAGGGTGGCTGGTATTAATCGCCAGCTCAACAGGATGGTAAGAAAGATGCTTTCTGAAAGTAACCCGCGTTAG
- a CDS encoding DUF1538 domain-containing protein, whose amino-acid sequence MNELKVFDGFGHVLLEVAVALAPLLLLFLILQVWLLKFSRRRFIRVLKGFVLTFLGLSFFLQGVYVGFLPVGEIIGKTMGSLEFGWLIIPAGFLMGFVATFAEPAVRVLNYEVEKASGGYIPQQVMLYTVSLGVAASIALSLWKVWLGIPLWYLVIPGYLLAFILARFSSPSFVAIAFDSGGVATGPMTVTFILTMVLGFASALEGRDPLTEGFGMIAMVALSPILAVLSLGLLFSRKEKQDERYHAEV is encoded by the coding sequence TTGAATGAACTTAAAGTATTTGACGGTTTTGGCCACGTTCTGCTGGAGGTGGCCGTTGCACTGGCTCCTCTCCTGCTGTTATTTTTGATTCTGCAGGTCTGGTTGCTGAAGTTCAGCAGAAGGAGATTTATTAGAGTTTTAAAAGGTTTCGTGCTGACCTTCCTGGGGTTGTCCTTTTTCCTGCAGGGCGTTTACGTGGGTTTCCTGCCCGTGGGAGAAATAATCGGGAAAACCATGGGTAGCCTGGAGTTCGGCTGGTTAATCATACCGGCTGGTTTTTTAATGGGTTTTGTAGCTACGTTTGCCGAACCTGCCGTCCGTGTGTTAAATTATGAGGTGGAGAAGGCATCGGGGGGTTATATTCCCCAGCAGGTAATGCTTTATACGGTATCGCTGGGGGTGGCCGCCTCCATTGCCCTGTCGCTGTGGAAAGTCTGGCTAGGAATTCCTCTGTGGTACCTGGTAATTCCGGGCTACCTGCTTGCTTTCATACTGGCGCGTTTTTCATCCCCTTCCTTTGTGGCCATAGCTTTTGATTCGGGGGGAGTGGCCACCGGGCCGATGACCGTGACTTTTATATTAACCATGGTTCTGGGCTTTGCCTCGGCTTTAGAGGGCCGTGATCCCTTAACCGAAGGGTTCGGGATGATTGCTATGGTAGCGCTTTCTCCCATTCTGGCAGTTTTATCTTTAGGTCTGCTCTTTAGCAGAAAGGAGAAGCAGGATGAACGCTATCATGCGGAAGTATAA
- a CDS encoding DUF1538 domain-containing protein, whose translation MKDIKGTVLEVVLAVLPVTVFVLILQAVLRLPSLVMAQFLIGVVMVTIGLIFFLVGIHLGMLQIGEATGSALSRIGRVWILVLFGFLFSFVVTVAEPDVRVLATQVDAVSGGAISKDLLIIFVALGVAIFVGLAILRVVLGVPLHHLLLASYALVFILAVLAPAEFRAVSLDAGGVTTGPMTVPFVLALGVGVASVLGGRSTSADGFGYVALGSVGPILSVLLLGVIYG comes from the coding sequence ATGAAAGATATTAAGGGCACTGTGCTGGAAGTTGTTCTGGCTGTTTTACCGGTTACTGTATTTGTGCTCATCCTGCAGGCAGTGCTCCGGTTACCTTCTCTGGTTATGGCGCAGTTTTTGATCGGGGTGGTCATGGTCACCATTGGCTTGATATTCTTCCTGGTGGGCATTCATCTGGGAATGCTGCAAATTGGTGAAGCCACCGGTTCGGCGCTCTCCAGAATTGGTAGGGTCTGGATTCTGGTCCTCTTCGGTTTTCTTTTCAGTTTTGTGGTGACTGTGGCCGAGCCGGATGTCAGGGTTCTGGCCACCCAGGTGGATGCAGTATCCGGGGGAGCCATCTCCAAAGATCTTTTAATTATCTTTGTCGCTCTGGGCGTGGCCATATTTGTGGGACTGGCCATATTGCGGGTGGTTCTGGGTGTTCCCCTGCATCATCTTTTGCTTGCCAGTTACGCCCTGGTCTTCATCCTGGCCGTGCTCGCCCCCGCCGAATTCAGGGCCGTTTCTCTGGATGCCGGCGGCGTTACCACAGGCCCGATGACGGTGCCGTTTGTTCTTGCCCTGGGTGTGGGGGTTGCATCTGTTCTGGGGGGTAGAAGCACTTCCGCCGATGGATTCGGCTACGTGGCTCTGGGCTCTGTTGGGCCCATCTTATCCGTGCTGTTGCTGGGAGTGATTTATGGTTGA
- the xerC gene encoding tyrosine recombinase XerC, whose protein sequence is MYPYIDNFIYYLQLEKNASPHTLDNYQRDLFQGLDFFARALGKPDHLVLPEDINRQLLRAFLAHLQSQGFSRATIARKLATWRSFFRYLTREEVLPVSPTSHLSSPKIERKLPRFLFADECRALVEAPPDDTPLGRRDRALLETLYAGGMRVGELVALSLDDVDLDRATIRVAGKGARERLLPVGAFAVRALENYLLAGRPALATASSGEALFLNYRGERLSARGIRKIIDKYVRQICLDRQVSPHVLRHSFATHLLDNGADLRAVQELLGHVRLSTTQIYTHVTRERLKEVYRRAHPRSQLRCSEVEMNRPF, encoded by the coding sequence TTGTACCCGTACATAGACAACTTTATCTACTATCTCCAGCTGGAAAAGAACGCTTCCCCCCATACGCTGGATAACTACCAGCGGGATCTCTTCCAGGGCCTGGATTTTTTTGCCCGGGCTCTGGGAAAACCCGACCACCTGGTTTTGCCCGAGGACATCAATCGCCAATTGCTACGGGCTTTTTTAGCCCACCTGCAGTCCCAGGGGTTTTCCCGGGCCACCATTGCCCGGAAGCTGGCCACCTGGCGTTCTTTTTTCCGTTATCTAACCCGTGAAGAAGTGTTACCGGTTAGCCCTACCAGCCACCTTTCTTCCCCGAAAATTGAACGGAAGTTGCCCCGGTTTCTCTTTGCCGATGAGTGCCGGGCCCTGGTTGAGGCACCCCCCGACGACACCCCCCTGGGCCGGCGGGACCGGGCACTGCTGGAAACCCTTTACGCCGGCGGCATGCGGGTGGGGGAACTGGTGGCTTTGAGCCTGGATGATGTGGATCTGGATCGTGCCACCATACGGGTGGCCGGTAAGGGGGCCCGGGAGCGTCTGCTGCCTGTTGGTGCGTTTGCAGTACGGGCCCTGGAAAATTATCTCCTGGCCGGCCGGCCGGCTCTGGCAACCGCAAGCTCCGGGGAAGCCCTCTTTCTCAATTACCGGGGCGAGAGGCTTTCGGCGCGCGGCATCCGGAAAATTATCGACAAATATGTCCGCCAGATATGCCTGGATCGGCAGGTGAGCCCCCACGTGCTGCGCCATTCCTTTGCCACCCATTTGCTGGACAATGGGGCCGATTTGCGGGCCGTGCAGGAATTGCTGGGACACGTGCGCCTGTCCACCACCCAGATTTACACCCACGTCACCAGGGAAAGGTTAAAGGAAGTCTACCGCCGTGCCCACCCCAGGAGCCAATTGCGATGTTCGGAAGTAGAGATGAATAGGCCGTTTTAG
- the trmFO gene encoding FADH(2)-oxidizing methylenetetrahydrofolate--tRNA-(uracil(54)-C(5))-methyltransferase TrmFO, giving the protein MAEAVTVIGAGLAGAEAAWQLARRNVPVKLYEMRPQKFTPAHHTGFFAELVCSNSLRAAALENAVGLLKEEMRRLDSLIMACADKYRVPAGGALAVDREGFARAVTEILESHPLVEVFREEVTDIPQEGIVVLATGPLTSESMSRSLRDLTGIEYLYFYDAVAPIVTRDSINFDRVFCSSRYGKGEGEYINCPMTREEYERFQEALATAERAPRKEFEKEINFEGCLPIEVLARRGKDAMRYGPLKPVGLIDPRTGRQPYAVVQLRQDNAAGTLYNLVGFQTHLKWDEQKRVFRMIPGLEEAEFVRFGVMHRNTYVNSPILLYPTFECKKRAGLFLAGQMTGVEGYVESAASGLMAGINAARLYRGRRPVVFPPETAHGSLAHYITSADPKHFQPMNVNFGLFPPLDENIKDRRRRNLALAQRALETLEGWKKEVDTHDAFSATSRG; this is encoded by the coding sequence ATGGCCGAGGCAGTAACGGTTATAGGTGCCGGGCTGGCCGGCGCGGAAGCGGCCTGGCAGCTGGCCCGGCGGAATGTACCGGTAAAACTCTATGAGATGCGTCCGCAAAAATTTACCCCGGCCCACCATACCGGCTTTTTTGCCGAGCTGGTGTGCAGCAATTCCTTAAGGGCTGCGGCCCTGGAAAATGCCGTAGGCCTGTTAAAAGAGGAAATGCGCCGGCTGGACTCCCTGATCATGGCCTGTGCCGATAAATACCGGGTACCGGCCGGGGGTGCCCTGGCCGTGGATCGGGAAGGTTTTGCCCGGGCAGTTACGGAGATCCTGGAAAGCCACCCCCTGGTGGAGGTTTTCCGCGAAGAAGTTACTGATATTCCGCAGGAAGGCATAGTGGTTCTGGCCACCGGTCCCCTGACCTCGGAGTCCATGTCCAGGTCCCTGCGGGATTTGACCGGCATAGAGTATCTTTATTTTTACGATGCTGTGGCGCCCATAGTTACCCGGGATTCCATCAATTTCGACAGGGTCTTTTGCTCCTCCCGTTACGGCAAGGGGGAAGGGGAGTACATCAACTGCCCCATGACCAGGGAGGAATACGAGCGTTTTCAGGAAGCCCTGGCCACGGCCGAAAGGGCGCCCCGTAAGGAGTTTGAAAAGGAGATTAATTTTGAAGGCTGTTTGCCCATCGAGGTGCTGGCCCGGCGGGGAAAGGATGCCATGCGCTATGGGCCTTTAAAGCCCGTTGGTTTAATTGACCCCCGCACGGGCCGCCAGCCCTATGCGGTAGTCCAGCTGCGCCAGGACAACGCTGCCGGTACCCTTTATAACCTGGTGGGGTTTCAAACCCACCTCAAGTGGGACGAACAAAAACGGGTTTTCCGCATGATCCCGGGGTTGGAAGAGGCGGAATTCGTCCGGTTCGGCGTGATGCACCGCAACACCTATGTCAATTCGCCAATCCTGCTTTATCCTACCTTTGAGTGCAAAAAACGGGCCGGGCTTTTCCTGGCCGGGCAGATGACCGGGGTGGAGGGCTACGTGGAGTCGGCTGCTTCCGGGTTGATGGCCGGTATCAATGCAGCCCGGCTTTACCGGGGCCGGCGGCCCGTGGTTTTTCCTCCAGAGACGGCCCACGGTTCCCTGGCCCATTATATTACCAGCGCGGACCCGAAGCATTTTCAACCCATGAATGTCAACTTCGGTTTATTCCCTCCCCTGGACGAAAACATCAAGGACCGGCGCAGGCGCAACCTGGCCCTGGCCCAACGGGCGCTGGAAACGCTGGAAGGGTGGAAGAAGGAAGTAGACACCCATGACGCTTTCAGCGCCACCAGCAGAGGATAA
- the topA gene encoding type I DNA topoisomerase, protein MSKTLVIVESPAKAKSIGKLLGKKYTIKASMGHVRDLPKSQFGVDVEHGFTPKYITIRGKGEIIKELRTAVKKADRVLLASDPDREGEAIAWHLANVLEIDEKAPCRIEFNEITRQAVQNAVKAPRPIDYNRVNAQQARRILDRLVGYKLSPLLWRKVKKGLSAGRVQSVAVRLICDREEEINAFVPEEYWTLTAVFTRRGKDPFEAKLYKIGDKKTEISSQAQIEEILKELKGVSYRVIKITRKEKSRQPAPPFTTSSLQQEAYRKLNFTARKTMMVAQQLYEGLELGKEGPVGLVTYIRTDSTRVATQAQMDARAYIQEKFGPEYVPEKPRQVAARGRAQDAHEAIRPTAVSREPEAIKQYLTPDQYKLYKLIWSRFVASQMSPAIIETTSIDITGGRYIFRATGSVVKFPGFTRVYVESRDDETKEEEGVLPAFSEGETLEVKSLTPKQHFTQPPPRYTDATLVKALEEKGIGRPSTYAPILETIIKRGYVVREKKQLVPTELGMVVVDLLKKHFPDIIDVEFTAQMEESLDRIEEGEMDWVRVIQDFYGPFQETLARAEEEIGQVTVSDEVTGEICEQCGRNMVVKMGRYGKFLACPGFPECRNTRPLLEPTGVPCPHCEGELVVRRSKKGRKFYGCSRYPDCDFVVWDEPSGEKCPRCGGLLVIKRGRGEQEELECVNEQCRYRVGREKKAGSDGEAARDVAARSELVEEGPFFESWHGNALLSPVEAKSSRTANPGTGGRS, encoded by the coding sequence TTGTCCAAAACGCTGGTTATTGTGGAATCGCCTGCCAAAGCAAAAAGCATCGGCAAGTTATTGGGTAAAAAATATACCATCAAAGCCTCCATGGGGCACGTGCGGGATCTGCCCAAAAGCCAGTTCGGGGTGGACGTGGAGCACGGTTTTACGCCCAAGTACATTACCATCAGAGGCAAGGGGGAAATCATTAAGGAGCTCAGGACGGCGGTAAAAAAGGCCGACCGGGTGTTGCTGGCTTCCGACCCCGACCGGGAAGGGGAGGCCATTGCCTGGCATCTGGCCAACGTGCTGGAAATTGATGAGAAAGCGCCCTGTCGCATTGAGTTTAATGAAATAACCAGGCAGGCCGTGCAAAATGCCGTGAAGGCACCCCGGCCCATCGATTACAACCGGGTGAATGCCCAGCAGGCCCGCCGGATACTGGACAGGCTGGTCGGTTATAAACTGAGCCCCCTGTTGTGGCGCAAGGTCAAGAAAGGTCTTTCAGCCGGCCGGGTGCAGTCCGTGGCGGTGCGGCTGATCTGCGACCGGGAAGAGGAGATTAATGCCTTTGTTCCCGAAGAATACTGGACCTTAACGGCCGTATTTACCCGCCGGGGAAAGGATCCCTTTGAGGCCAAACTGTACAAGATTGGGGATAAAAAGACAGAAATATCCAGCCAGGCGCAGATCGAGGAGATCTTAAAGGAGCTAAAGGGTGTCTCCTATCGGGTCATAAAAATTACCCGCAAGGAGAAAAGCCGGCAGCCGGCCCCGCCCTTTACCACCAGCAGCCTGCAGCAGGAGGCCTACCGCAAGCTCAATTTCACGGCCCGCAAAACCATGATGGTGGCCCAGCAACTGTACGAGGGGCTGGAACTGGGTAAGGAGGGCCCCGTGGGCCTGGTTACCTATATACGTACCGACTCCACCAGGGTGGCCACGCAGGCCCAGATGGACGCCCGGGCTTACATTCAGGAAAAATTTGGCCCCGAGTATGTCCCGGAAAAGCCCCGGCAGGTGGCGGCCAGGGGGCGGGCGCAGGACGCCCACGAAGCCATCCGCCCTACCGCCGTGAGCCGGGAACCCGAGGCCATTAAACAGTACCTCACCCCGGATCAGTACAAGCTCTATAAATTAATCTGGTCCCGTTTTGTGGCCAGCCAGATGAGCCCGGCCATTATTGAAACCACCAGCATTGATATTACCGGAGGCCGTTACATTTTCCGGGCCACCGGATCAGTGGTCAAATTCCCCGGGTTTACCCGGGTTTATGTGGAATCCCGGGATGACGAAACTAAAGAGGAGGAAGGGGTTTTGCCCGCCTTTTCCGAGGGGGAGACCCTGGAGGTCAAATCCCTCACGCCGAAACAGCATTTTACTCAGCCGCCCCCCCGTTATACCGATGCTACCCTGGTGAAAGCATTGGAGGAAAAAGGGATCGGCCGTCCCAGTACCTATGCGCCCATTCTGGAAACAATTATCAAGCGGGGATATGTGGTGCGGGAGAAAAAACAGCTTGTCCCTACCGAGCTGGGGATGGTGGTGGTAGATTTATTGAAAAAGCATTTTCCCGATATTATTGATGTGGAGTTTACCGCTCAAATGGAGGAAAGCCTGGACCGTATAGAGGAAGGGGAAATGGACTGGGTGCGGGTAATCCAGGACTTTTACGGCCCCTTCCAGGAAACCCTGGCCCGGGCGGAAGAAGAAATCGGTCAGGTGACCGTGTCCGACGAGGTTACCGGGGAAATCTGCGAACAGTGCGGCCGCAATATGGTGGTCAAAATGGGCCGTTACGGGAAGTTTCTGGCCTGTCCCGGCTTTCCCGAGTGCCGGAACACCCGGCCCCTGCTGGAGCCTACCGGGGTGCCCTGCCCCCATTGTGAGGGGGAACTGGTGGTGCGGCGCAGTAAAAAGGGCCGCAAGTTTTACGGTTGCAGCCGCTACCCCGATTGCGATTTTGTGGTTTGGGATGAGCCCTCCGGCGAAAAATGCCCTCGCTGCGGTGGTCTTCTGGTAATCAAAAGGGGACGGGGTGAACAGGAGGAACTGGAGTGTGTCAATGAGCAGTGCCGGTACCGGGTCGGCAGGGAAAAAAAGGCCGGTTCCGACGGTGAAGCCGCGCGGGATGTGGCTGCCAGGAGTGAACTGGTGGAAGAAGGGCCCTTTTTCGAGTCCTGGCACGGCAATGCTTTGCTGTCACCGGTGGAAGCAAAATCAAGCCGCACTGCAAACCCAGGAACTGGAGGAAGAAGTTAA
- the dprA gene encoding DNA-processing protein DprA, with translation MVDEKIYWMGWQYLLPGGAKRIWNLVERFGSPQAAWMASGEALVTRGGFEPRGAAHLVRRRSELDLQEELARLQEQNITYITFEDSDYPQLLRVIFDPPPGLFVRGTLPPPGGQTVAVVGSRRPTPYGVTVAEKLGGELARAGVTVVSGMARGIDSAAHRGALAAGGRTVAVLGCGVDVVYPRENKRLMEDIIEAGAVISEFPPGSPPEAWHFPVRNRIISGLSRATVVVEAAEKSGALITADLALDQGRDVMAVPGPVTSPQSRGPNQLIKQGARLVESAADVLEELGITCLFPGKHLQSPAMPGLTAGEETVYGMLSGDPVPVDIIIENTGLAAQQVLSALMFLEVKGLVRQFPGRLYARREKPSRF, from the coding sequence ATGGTGGATGAGAAAATCTACTGGATGGGCTGGCAGTATCTCCTGCCCGGTGGTGCCAAGCGCATCTGGAACCTGGTGGAACGGTTTGGTTCCCCCCAGGCAGCCTGGATGGCCTCCGGGGAAGCTCTGGTCACCAGGGGCGGTTTTGAGCCCCGGGGGGCGGCACACCTGGTGCGCCGCCGCTCTGAACTGGATCTCCAGGAAGAGCTGGCCCGGTTACAGGAACAAAACATAACCTATATCACCTTTGAGGATAGTGACTATCCCCAGTTGCTGCGGGTCATTTTTGATCCCCCGCCCGGTCTTTTTGTCCGGGGTACCCTGCCCCCGCCCGGTGGGCAGACGGTAGCCGTCGTAGGTTCCCGGCGGCCCACCCCCTACGGTGTGACTGTGGCCGAGAAATTGGGCGGGGAACTGGCCCGGGCGGGGGTAACCGTGGTGAGCGGCATGGCCCGGGGGATTGACAGCGCTGCCCACCGGGGGGCCCTGGCGGCCGGGGGACGGACGGTGGCCGTGCTGGGTTGCGGCGTCGATGTGGTTTACCCCCGGGAAAACAAGCGGCTAATGGAAGACATTATCGAAGCCGGGGCGGTGATCAGCGAGTTTCCCCCCGGTTCTCCCCCTGAGGCGTGGCACTTTCCGGTACGCAACCGGATCATCAGCGGTTTATCCCGGGCTACGGTGGTGGTGGAAGCCGCAGAAAAAAGCGGCGCCCTCATTACGGCGGACCTGGCCCTGGACCAGGGGCGGGATGTGATGGCCGTGCCCGGCCCCGTAACCAGCCCGCAAAGCCGCGGTCCCAATCAGTTAATCAAGCAGGGTGCCCGGCTGGTGGAAAGCGCGGCGGATGTCCTGGAGGAACTGGGCATCACCTGCCTTTTCCCGGGAAAGCATCTTCAGTCCCCGGCAATGCCCGGGCTTACTGCCGGGGAGGAAACGGTTTACGGGATGCTATCTGGTGACCCCGTGCCAGTGGATATAATTATTGAAAATACGGGCCTGGCCGCGCAACAGGTGTTGTCCGCCCTGATGTTTTTGGAGGTCAAGGGCCTGGTCAGGCAGTTTCCCGGCCGGCTCTACGCCCGGCGTGAAAAGCCCTCCCGGTTCTAA